One window of Hymenobacter sp. BRD128 genomic DNA carries:
- a CDS encoding serine hydrolase: MLPRSYQLFTGTLGGAGRALALALLAACTRAAAPTAGTAPAAGYFPAPGAGWQHRAPATEGLDPAKLAEAVAFAQTQETTQMTPNFSTQEEIFGKLLGPMPTSRAATNGLVLRHGYLVAEWGDTERPDPTYSVAKSYLSTILGITLDRGLIKDIHEPVAHYIRDGGYDSEHNQLITWEHHARQTSEWEGELWGKNADFIGREAFGKGERKPRALQAPGTYFEYNDVRINRLALSLLRVWKRPLPDVLRTEVMQPIGASSTWQWVPYPNAVAEVNGQPMPSVSGGTRWGGGLRISARDEARLGYLMLRRGRWGRRQVVLPGWVQQATTRGPVGPDYGYLWWLNTEQKAWPDAPANSYAALGAGQNTIWVDPTHDLVIVWRWHNGNPNELIKRVLAAVKE, translated from the coding sequence ATGCTGCCTCGCTCCTATCAGCTTTTTACAGGAACTCTTGGTGGTGCCGGGCGCGCGCTGGCGCTGGCCCTGCTGGCCGCCTGCACCCGCGCCGCCGCGCCCACCGCCGGGACCGCGCCTGCCGCGGGGTATTTCCCGGCACCCGGCGCGGGCTGGCAGCACCGCGCCCCGGCCACCGAGGGCCTCGACCCGGCCAAGCTAGCCGAGGCCGTGGCCTTTGCCCAAACCCAGGAAACCACCCAGATGACGCCCAACTTCTCCACGCAGGAAGAGATTTTTGGCAAGCTGCTCGGCCCCATGCCCACCAGCCGCGCCGCCACCAACGGCCTGGTGCTGCGCCACGGCTACCTCGTGGCCGAGTGGGGCGACACCGAGCGCCCCGACCCCACTTACAGCGTGGCCAAGAGTTATTTATCCACTATTCTGGGTATTACCCTTGACCGCGGCCTTATCAAGGATATCCACGAGCCAGTAGCCCACTACATCCGCGACGGCGGCTACGATTCGGAACATAACCAGCTGATAACCTGGGAACACCACGCCCGCCAAACCAGCGAATGGGAAGGTGAGCTGTGGGGCAAAAACGCCGACTTCATCGGCCGCGAGGCCTTCGGCAAGGGCGAGCGCAAGCCCCGCGCCCTGCAAGCGCCCGGCACCTACTTCGAATACAACGACGTGCGTATCAACCGGCTAGCCCTCTCGCTGCTGCGGGTGTGGAAAAGACCACTGCCCGACGTGCTCCGCACCGAAGTGATGCAGCCCATCGGCGCCTCCAGCACCTGGCAGTGGGTGCCCTACCCCAACGCCGTGGCCGAGGTCAATGGCCAGCCCATGCCCTCCGTGAGCGGCGGCACGCGCTGGGGCGGCGGCCTGCGCATCAGTGCCCGAGATGAGGCCCGCCTCGGCTACCTCATGCTGCGGCGCGGCCGCTGGGGCCGCCGCCAGGTGGTGTTGCCCGGCTGGGTGCAGCAGGCCACCACGCGCGGCCCCGTCGGCCCCGACTACGGCTACCTCTGGTGGCTCAACACCGAGCAAAAGGCCTGGCCCGACGCGCCCGCCAACAGCTACGCTGCCCTCGGCGCGGGCCAGAATACCATTTGGGTAGACCCCACGCACGACCTCGTCATCGTGTGGCGCTGGCATAATGGCAACCCCAATGAGCTGATAAAGCGGGTGCTGGCGGCCGTGAAGGAGTAA
- a CDS encoding AraC family transcriptional regulator: protein MAKPDSLEAFYSKLAPEAGAASGALLPPDIQREVGHFNVFRVEGLMAGRRDKTPMTFDRRAFYKISVLRGRSRIEFADQQVEIADNALWFATPRVPYRWLPHDAAQAGYFCIFTDEFLLPAKSGLALDELPVFQPGGQPVLLLTDAEYAAIELIFEKMTQEISSGYAYKYDLLRAYLLELIHLGQKLQPAPVAVPAHKAASRLATLFAELLERQFPLESPSQQLRLRTAKDYADQLAVHVNHLNRVLKETTGHTTTALIGGRMTQEAKILLKQTSWTVSEVADSLGFTDVAHFCHFFKRQTGLTPGDFRE from the coding sequence ATGGCCAAGCCTGATTCACTCGAAGCGTTTTACTCCAAGCTAGCGCCCGAGGCTGGGGCGGCAAGCGGCGCGCTGCTGCCGCCGGATATTCAGCGGGAAGTCGGGCACTTCAACGTCTTTCGCGTGGAAGGCCTCATGGCCGGGCGCCGCGATAAAACCCCCATGACGTTCGACCGGCGGGCTTTTTATAAAATCAGCGTGCTGCGCGGGCGCAGCCGGATAGAATTTGCCGACCAGCAAGTGGAGATTGCGGATAACGCCCTGTGGTTTGCCACGCCCCGCGTGCCCTACCGCTGGCTGCCGCACGACGCGGCGCAGGCGGGGTACTTCTGCATCTTTACCGACGAGTTTTTGCTGCCCGCCAAGAGCGGGCTAGCCCTGGACGAGCTGCCGGTTTTTCAGCCGGGCGGCCAGCCGGTACTGCTGCTGACGGATGCGGAATACGCGGCTATCGAGCTGATTTTCGAGAAGATGACGCAGGAAATTTCGTCCGGCTACGCGTATAAGTACGACCTGCTGCGCGCCTACTTGCTGGAGCTGATTCACCTGGGGCAAAAGCTCCAGCCGGCCCCGGTCGCGGTGCCCGCCCACAAGGCGGCAAGCCGGCTGGCCACGCTGTTTGCCGAGCTGCTGGAGCGGCAGTTTCCGCTGGAAAGCCCGTCGCAGCAGCTGCGCCTGCGCACGGCCAAGGACTACGCCGACCAGCTGGCGGTGCACGTCAACCACCTCAACCGGGTGCTGAAGGAAACGACCGGCCACACCACCACGGCACTCATCGGCGGCCGAATGACGCAGGAAGCCAAAATATTGCTGAAGCAAACAAGCTGGACGGTTTCGGAAGTTGCCGACAGCTTGGGCTTTACCGACGTAGCGCATTTCTGCCACTTCTTTAAACGCCAAACGGGCCTTACGCCGGGCGATTTCCGCGAGTAG
- a CDS encoding VanW family protein, which yields MSTPTALAERHTWLRDAVFQLKAQLLTGRRQWQNLLAPPPRCRPDGRLAGAPVLASSASDLWNPDDTPTTWLLTAGKVENLRRATRRLHGLEVPAGAVFSFWRHVGQPSRRRGYVPGREIREGCVVPIVAGGLCQLSNALYDAALQAGFAIVERHRHTRVIAGSLAELDRDATVKWSYLDLRFRPPFTFRLEVELTADRLLVRFRAAGASPAGSTLPAQPRTASKLNDCYSCGNRTCFKHPGQVPARPAAGRTTFVLDEYWPEFARYVQATATPADVLLVPLPANGRGTGHAGWPRLGTAKMVALGLPARWRQVQLRLAARAGRNVFAQSLRADRQVALAAARRLAFDCTHLVVAQTLLPFLGETGALAGRTYDVLLTRLPAEVLHQRLDRAHAQHPASPTLRDFRAGPGFVEAESRALTQARRLFTPHHELVDLFHHKAERLEWALPPAPASPPPGQKILFPAAALARKGAYEMRRLAQELQVPLVVAGRATEHAGFWQEITTSPAGADPLAGVGLVVYPAYVEHQPRLLLRALAAGIPVVATAACGLSTSPGLTVVPAGDYAALRKAVLTALVPRN from the coding sequence ATGTCAACCCCTACGGCCCTGGCCGAACGCCATACCTGGCTGCGCGACGCAGTTTTTCAGCTCAAAGCCCAGCTGCTGACCGGCCGGCGGCAGTGGCAAAACCTGCTGGCCCCGCCGCCGCGCTGCCGCCCCGATGGCCGGCTAGCCGGGGCACCGGTGCTGGCCAGCTCGGCCAGCGACCTGTGGAACCCTGACGATACGCCCACGACCTGGCTGCTCACGGCCGGCAAGGTCGAAAACCTGCGCCGCGCCACCCGCCGCCTGCACGGCCTGGAGGTGCCGGCCGGGGCCGTGTTCAGCTTCTGGCGGCACGTGGGGCAACCCAGCCGGCGCCGGGGCTACGTGCCGGGCCGCGAAATCAGGGAGGGCTGCGTGGTGCCAATAGTAGCTGGCGGCCTGTGCCAACTCTCTAATGCCTTGTACGATGCGGCGCTGCAAGCGGGCTTTGCCATTGTGGAGCGGCACCGGCACACCCGCGTTATTGCGGGCTCGCTGGCCGAGCTCGACCGCGACGCAACCGTGAAGTGGAGCTACCTCGATTTGCGCTTTCGGCCGCCCTTCACGTTTCGCCTCGAAGTCGAGCTCACGGCCGACCGTTTGCTGGTCCGGTTTCGGGCGGCCGGGGCTAGCCCCGCCGGCAGCACGTTGCCAGCCCAACCCCGAACCGCCTCGAAGCTAAACGACTGCTACTCGTGCGGCAACCGGACGTGCTTTAAGCATCCGGGGCAGGTACCGGCGCGGCCGGCCGCCGGGCGCACCACCTTTGTGCTGGATGAGTACTGGCCCGAATTTGCCCGCTACGTGCAGGCCACCGCCACTCCGGCCGATGTACTGCTGGTGCCGCTGCCCGCCAACGGCCGGGGCACCGGCCATGCCGGCTGGCCTAGGCTGGGTACCGCAAAAATGGTAGCGCTCGGCCTGCCCGCCCGCTGGCGGCAGGTGCAGCTGCGGCTGGCGGCCCGCGCGGGCCGCAACGTATTCGCCCAGTCGCTGCGAGCTGACCGGCAGGTAGCCCTGGCTGCCGCCCGGCGGCTGGCCTTCGATTGCACGCACTTGGTCGTGGCCCAAACCTTGCTGCCTTTTTTAGGGGAAACGGGCGCGCTAGCTGGCCGCACCTACGATGTGCTGCTCACCCGCCTGCCCGCCGAAGTGTTGCACCAGCGGCTCGACCGGGCCCACGCCCAGCATCCGGCTAGCCCCACGCTCCGCGACTTTCGGGCGGGGCCGGGGTTTGTCGAAGCCGAAAGCCGCGCCCTCACCCAGGCCCGCCGCCTGTTTACGCCCCACCACGAGCTAGTCGACCTGTTTCACCACAAGGCCGAGCGGCTGGAGTGGGCACTGCCGCCCGCGCCGGCTAGCCCGCCGCCCGGCCAAAAGATACTGTTCCCGGCCGCTGCCCTGGCCCGCAAGGGCGCTTACGAAATGCGCCGGCTAGCCCAGGAATTGCAGGTGCCGCTGGTAGTAGCCGGCCGGGCCACCGAGCACGCGGGCTTTTGGCAGGAAATAACTACCTCGCCGGCCGGGGCCGACCCGCTGGCGGGCGTGGGACTGGTTGTGTATCCGGCCTACGTGGAGCACCAGCCCCGGCTGCTGCTGCGGGCGCTGGCGGCTGGCATTCCGGTAGTAGCCACTGCGGCCTGTGGCTTAAGCACTTCACCCGGCCTTACGGTGGTGCCAGCCGGCGACTATGCGGCGCTCCGCAAGGCCGTGCTGACGGCCCTGGTGCCGCGCAACTAG
- a CDS encoding excinuclease ABC subunit UvrA codes for MSTPPFPQTPGAGFVRVRGAREHNLQNIDVDIPRDALVVFTGVSGSGKSSLAFGTLYAEAQRRYLESVSPYARRLFHQLSVPEVDSIDGLPPAVALQQQRGAPTTRSSVGSVTTLANLLRMLYSRAGYYPKGQGIIYAEAFSANTPEGACPRCHGLGRVYEVTEDSMVPDPSLTIRERAIAAWPQAWGGQNQRDILVTLGYDVDRPWRELPQKDRDWILFTDEQPVVPVYPGYSPQETQQALKRKEPPNYMGTFSSARRHVFYTFGNTQSALMKKRVLQYMLSQECPLCHGKRLRPESLSVTFAGLDIADMARLPLQQVASRLRPFAEGKATAQQHDAGHPEQAEVTRRITQDLCARLAVLLDLGLGYLALERSTPTLSPGELQRLRLATQLYSNLFGVVYVLDEPSAGLHPSDTQALLKALASLKKAGNSLFVVEHNLDVVRQADWLVDVGPAAGEQGGRVLYSGPPAGLADVEESQTRQFLFNRESLAARPERPPVGWLKLAGATRHNLQGLAAEFPLGVFTTVTGVSGSGKSTLVSQVLVELVSEALGLKTEDAEASGSEAAEEILELAEPGETSQGKITAGLDIVKRLVRVDQQPIGRTPRSNMATYTGLFDHVRKLFAATPEARKRRYDAGRFSFNVAKGRCETCQGEGFVMVELLFLPSVYSPCPTCHGARYNAKTLEITYQGKSIADVLGLTVDEAWAFFEAEPSVRRALTVLREVGLGYLRLGQSATELSGGEAQRIKLATELQRQARAHTLYVLDEPTTGLHPADVEKLLTQLNGLVEAGHSVLVVEHDMRVVAGSDWVLDVGPGAGEEGGRVVTAGPPAAVAQSKASRTAPYLARFLAEG; via the coding sequence ATGTCTACTCCTCCTTTTCCCCAAACGCCCGGCGCGGGCTTTGTGCGGGTGCGCGGCGCCCGCGAGCACAACCTCCAAAACATCGACGTTGATATTCCGCGCGATGCGCTCGTCGTCTTCACCGGTGTGTCGGGCTCCGGCAAGTCGAGCCTGGCTTTCGGCACGCTCTACGCCGAGGCCCAGCGCCGCTACCTCGAATCGGTATCGCCCTACGCCCGGCGGCTCTTTCACCAATTATCGGTGCCCGAAGTCGATAGCATCGACGGGCTGCCGCCGGCCGTGGCTTTGCAGCAGCAGCGCGGGGCACCTACCACGCGCTCGTCGGTAGGCTCGGTCACCACGCTCGCCAACTTGCTCCGAATGTTGTATTCACGGGCTGGTTATTATCCAAAAGGACAAGGTATTATCTACGCCGAAGCGTTTTCAGCAAATACGCCCGAGGGAGCCTGCCCGCGCTGCCACGGCCTGGGCCGCGTGTATGAGGTAACCGAAGATTCGATGGTGCCCGACCCGTCGCTCACTATCCGCGAGCGAGCCATTGCGGCCTGGCCCCAGGCCTGGGGCGGTCAGAACCAGCGCGATATTCTCGTGACGCTGGGCTACGACGTAGACCGCCCCTGGCGCGAACTACCTCAGAAGGACCGCGACTGGATTCTGTTTACCGACGAGCAGCCCGTAGTGCCGGTTTACCCTGGCTACTCGCCCCAGGAAACTCAGCAAGCTTTGAAGCGCAAAGAGCCGCCCAACTATATGGGTACGTTCTCGAGTGCCCGGCGGCACGTGTTTTATACATTTGGTAATACGCAAAGTGCCCTTATGAAGAAGCGCGTATTGCAGTACATGCTTAGTCAGGAATGCCCGCTCTGCCACGGCAAGCGCCTGCGGCCCGAGTCGCTCAGCGTCACGTTCGCCGGCCTCGATATTGCTGATATGGCGCGGTTGCCCCTGCAGCAGGTAGCTAGCCGGCTGCGGCCTTTCGCCGAGGGCAAGGCCACCGCGCAACAGCACGACGCGGGCCACCCCGAGCAGGCCGAAGTGACGCGCCGCATCACCCAGGATTTATGCGCCCGCCTGGCGGTGCTGCTCGACCTGGGCCTCGGCTACCTGGCCCTGGAGCGCAGCACGCCCACTCTCTCGCCCGGCGAGCTGCAACGCCTGCGCCTGGCAACCCAGCTTTATTCTAATTTATTCGGCGTCGTGTACGTGCTCGATGAGCCGTCGGCTGGCCTGCATCCTTCTGATACGCAAGCGCTGCTGAAGGCCCTGGCCAGCCTCAAAAAAGCCGGTAATTCGCTGTTCGTGGTGGAGCACAATCTCGACGTGGTGCGCCAGGCCGACTGGCTCGTGGATGTGGGGCCGGCGGCCGGCGAGCAGGGCGGGCGGGTGCTCTACAGTGGCCCGCCCGCCGGGCTGGCCGACGTAGAAGAATCCCAAACGCGGCAGTTTTTATTTAACCGCGAAAGCCTGGCGGCCCGCCCCGAGCGCCCGCCCGTGGGCTGGCTGAAGCTGGCCGGCGCCACCCGCCACAACCTGCAAGGCCTCGCCGCCGAGTTTCCGCTAGGGGTGTTCACGACCGTCACGGGCGTGTCGGGCTCGGGCAAGTCGACGCTCGTGAGTCAGGTGCTGGTCGAGCTGGTGAGCGAAGCGCTGGGCCTGAAAACCGAAGACGCGGAGGCTAGCGGCAGCGAAGCCGCCGAAGAAATCCTGGAGCTGGCCGAGCCGGGCGAAACCTCGCAGGGCAAAATCACGGCCGGTTTGGACATCGTAAAGCGCCTTGTGCGCGTCGACCAGCAGCCCATCGGCCGCACGCCGCGCTCCAACATGGCTACTTACACCGGCCTGTTTGACCACGTGCGCAAGCTGTTTGCGGCCACGCCCGAGGCGCGCAAGCGCCGCTACGACGCCGGCCGCTTCTCCTTCAACGTAGCCAAGGGCCGCTGCGAAACCTGCCAGGGCGAGGGCTTCGTGATGGTCGAATTACTGTTTTTGCCCAGCGTGTACTCGCCGTGCCCCACCTGCCACGGCGCCCGCTACAACGCCAAAACGCTCGAAATCACCTATCAGGGCAAAAGCATCGCCGACGTGCTCGGCCTAACCGTGGACGAAGCCTGGGCGTTTTTTGAAGCAGAGCCCAGCGTGCGCCGCGCCCTCACGGTGCTGCGCGAGGTGGGCCTGGGCTACCTGCGCCTCGGCCAGTCGGCCACGGAGCTCAGCGGCGGCGAGGCCCAGCGCATCAAGCTCGCCACCGAATTGCAGCGCCAGGCCCGCGCCCACACCCTCTACGTGCTCGACGAGCCCACCACCGGCCTGCACCCGGCCGACGTTGAGAAGCTGCTCACCCAACTTAACGGCTTGGTCGAGGCCGGCCACTCGGTGCTGGTAGTAGAGCACGATATGCGCGTGGTGGCCGGTTCCGATTGGGTACTCGACGTGGGCCCCGGCGCGGGGGAGGAGGGTGGCCGCGTTGTGACCGCCGGCCCTCCCGCCGCAGTCGCGCAAAGCAAGGCTAGCCGCACCGCGCCCTACCTGGCCCGGTTCTTGGCCGAGGGCTAG
- a CDS encoding DUF6493 family protein, with product MLRELEDAGFIEYRPQHFAFRFAWLAFEQSPDKLVKRLAEDEKALARDLPLQFEYEVSIARIDGRPAANYKVHTWQRILLELTKSGHLDRADILTRCLLALRRDFRRPLLTWFKELFLSLKPTRAERLARQAELVELLAHPLPLVVNFAIEQLKDLLPEPGFALAPLLHFADTLLLRPDVKTGLKTLLASLAKLPKQDAAQAPAVARLLAAALAHPDAAVQERAAKGLADLLAAKKPLLSPAETTEILSVLLDQAELLGRAARTTLGPWLTASPPAPAAEAAATYAPLAPFVPELSPATAIAPVADWHELLFLTGQVLRHDDPLALERWLDGLLRLHGQLPAGHAVQLEPYLVQILPELKKASPFEAAALLAGPITIWWHAGLAQALLLSWANGFATSRVPDVEITAPHYTRTPLLPLDKQRYAQAESLLRQRQSLPLLSTPTHLPYWIAPTALVTRLVAYQQAATEPAVADLLIALARTAHANPGEAAAALQLLPQLQWAELRELLAWYFGPDLAVPTQPAPLGRRPAALQTSLAAALPELWAVAARTKAPAHEFPTLLARLGYDYAGIARPLRPTPEISTGENHAQQFQLPGQPTITYRWTEVYWHSPTEGPPPSPLLLYAPPQQKISKAAGSTTCC from the coding sequence ATACTGCGTGAGTTAGAAGATGCTGGCTTTATTGAGTACCGCCCGCAACACTTTGCCTTTCGATTTGCTTGGTTGGCATTTGAGCAAAGCCCCGATAAACTAGTCAAACGGCTGGCCGAAGATGAAAAAGCATTAGCGCGTGATTTGCCCCTTCAATTCGAATATGAAGTATCCATTGCACGTATTGATGGGCGACCTGCCGCCAACTATAAAGTGCATACCTGGCAGCGCATTCTACTTGAGTTAACGAAATCAGGCCACCTCGACCGCGCCGATATTCTCACTCGCTGCCTGCTGGCGCTGCGCCGCGATTTCCGCCGCCCGCTGCTGACGTGGTTTAAGGAACTGTTTCTGAGCCTGAAACCGACGCGGGCCGAGCGCCTGGCCCGCCAGGCCGAGCTAGTGGAGCTGCTAGCCCACCCGCTGCCGCTGGTGGTGAACTTTGCTATCGAGCAGTTGAAAGACCTGCTGCCGGAGCCGGGGTTTGCCCTGGCTCCGCTGCTGCACTTCGCCGATACCCTGCTGCTGCGCCCCGACGTCAAAACCGGTCTCAAAACCCTGCTGGCTAGCCTCGCGAAGCTGCCAAAGCAGGATGCCGCCCAAGCGCCCGCCGTGGCCCGGCTGCTGGCCGCCGCCCTCGCTCACCCCGACGCCGCCGTGCAGGAACGCGCCGCCAAGGGCCTGGCCGACTTGCTGGCCGCCAAAAAGCCGCTGCTTTCACCCGCCGAAACCACGGAAATTCTCTCTGTGCTACTCGACCAGGCCGAGCTGCTGGGCCGCGCCGCCCGCACCACGCTGGGGCCCTGGCTGACTGCCTCGCCCCCCGCGCCCGCCGCCGAAGCAGCCGCGACTTACGCGCCGCTGGCGCCGTTTGTGCCGGAGCTTTCGCCGGCCACCGCCATTGCGCCGGTGGCCGACTGGCACGAGTTGCTGTTTCTCACCGGCCAGGTGCTGCGCCACGACGACCCGCTAGCCCTGGAGCGCTGGCTCGATGGGCTGCTGCGCCTGCACGGGCAGCTACCGGCCGGGCACGCGGTGCAGCTGGAGCCTTATCTGGTGCAGATACTGCCTGAGCTTAAAAAAGCCAGCCCGTTTGAGGCGGCCGCGCTACTAGCCGGGCCCATAACTATTTGGTGGCACGCTGGCCTGGCGCAGGCGCTGTTACTGAGCTGGGCCAATGGCTTCGCAACCTCCCGTGTGCCGGATGTAGAAATTACCGCACCCCATTACACTCGCACGCCCCTGCTACCGCTGGATAAACAACGCTACGCCCAAGCGGAAAGCCTACTCCGGCAACGACAGTCGCTACCCCTGCTTAGCACGCCCACGCACTTACCTTACTGGATAGCGCCTACGGCTTTGGTAACTAGGCTAGTGGCTTATCAGCAGGCCGCTACGGAGCCGGCCGTGGCCGACTTACTTATCGCGCTAGCCCGCACTGCGCACGCCAATCCGGGCGAGGCGGCGGCGGCGTTGCAGCTGCTACCTCAGCTACAATGGGCCGAGCTGCGGGAGCTGCTAGCCTGGTATTTCGGGCCAGATTTGGCTGTGCCGACGCAGCCTGCGCCTTTGGGGCGCCGCCCGGCTGCCTTGCAAACCTCCCTGGCAGCGGCATTGCCCGAATTATGGGCCGTGGCTGCTCGCACGAAAGCCCCTGCGCACGAGTTTCCCACCCTGCTCGCTCGCCTGGGGTACGACTACGCCGGTATCGCCCGGCCACTACGGCCGACCCCGGAAATAAGCACGGGCGAAAACCACGCGCAGCAGTTTCAGCTACCGGGCCAGCCAACTATCACTTACCGCTGGACCGAAGTGTACTGGCACAGCCCTACCGAGGGGCCGCCCCCGTCGCCGCTACTCTTGTATGCACCCCCGCAGCAAAAAATAAGCAAGGCAGCTGGGAGCACAACATGCTGTTGA
- a CDS encoding DUF6493 family protein yields MNLSATEQFEVIMSRLGTHELVPFLLSLAKKDVQLVRAKALEFLKSGIPNARPKQRRGWTVFPPLSAFNTDGLGFDSSTPYQPTPALDPDKEESALFFLTGLATYTRKDAFGDGFQWWGSLAHDFFSSRREEVWTILHHARPAWLSDWLMGGRGNSLANY; encoded by the coding sequence ATGAATCTATCAGCTACCGAGCAGTTTGAGGTTATCATGAGCCGACTGGGCACACATGAGTTAGTGCCTTTTTTACTGAGCCTGGCCAAAAAAGACGTTCAACTGGTACGGGCGAAGGCGCTGGAATTTCTTAAATCCGGTATTCCCAACGCCCGCCCCAAGCAGCGGCGCGGATGGACTGTCTTTCCGCCGCTTTCCGCTTTTAACACAGATGGGCTTGGATTTGACTCATCCACTCCCTATCAGCCAACGCCTGCTCTAGACCCCGATAAAGAAGAAAGCGCGTTATTTTTTCTGACTGGCCTAGCCACCTACACCCGCAAAGACGCCTTCGGGGATGGGTTTCAGTGGTGGGGAAGCCTAGCGCATGACTTCTTTAGCTCACGTCGAGAAGAAGTTTGGACAATTTTGCACCATGCCCGTCCAGCCTGGTTAAGCGACTGGCTGATGGGTGGCAGAGGTAATTCGTTGGCTAACTATTGA
- a CDS encoding SWIM zinc finger family protein yields MSDLTYAYAAPSALLVTANGNSLQLAAYAEESPAGGAACFFQGHLRDSWLAARGLSTLAKVVAARFVPLGAVLRDPIVTAGAERLRFEAFSSCNGVYARLDLGPAALAGEFVASGTTNFDFNEPMVNALARIGRHEPVSLAVGQQAVALTRAAGTVTERKVALPLRWLKGLTAAQGYLAQMDEQLRLTRPQAAQLLQSLPAGAAKVDTFLTLRGARPHFGLVPAPGAVWVGGAHRLRLLDGLLPLAQAARIYGTPDGQASAVVLELGGGHEFLLALSAGASRGFSGEGTQLGELLDELPAEWLSGAKNLFRANEMFNPTLFGLTHDLAPGTVARLCASLSAIGLLGFDLTENQYFYRRLPFRTDRILQLNPRLKNARALLAAPDEVQLVGVGPGGRTEARVRGSDVWHTVLVGGPEPPRCTCQWFTAHQGQRGMCKHVLAAQLQFG; encoded by the coding sequence ATGTCGGACCTCACGTATGCCTACGCCGCGCCATCGGCCCTACTAGTCACAGCTAACGGCAATTCTCTGCAGCTAGCTGCCTACGCCGAGGAAAGCCCAGCCGGCGGGGCGGCCTGCTTTTTTCAGGGGCACTTGCGCGACTCATGGCTGGCGGCCCGCGGGCTAAGCACGTTAGCCAAAGTGGTGGCGGCGCGGTTCGTGCCGCTGGGCGCGGTGCTGCGCGACCCCATTGTGACGGCCGGCGCGGAACGGCTGCGCTTCGAGGCGTTTTCGTCGTGCAACGGCGTGTACGCCCGCCTCGACCTGGGCCCGGCCGCGCTCGCCGGCGAGTTTGTGGCCAGCGGCACGACCAACTTCGATTTCAACGAGCCAATGGTGAACGCGCTGGCCCGCATCGGCCGCCACGAGCCGGTGAGCCTCGCAGTGGGCCAGCAGGCGGTAGCGCTGACCCGCGCCGCCGGCACCGTGACCGAGCGCAAGGTGGCCCTGCCCCTGCGCTGGCTCAAGGGCCTCACCGCCGCCCAGGGCTACCTGGCCCAGATGGACGAGCAGCTGCGCCTCACCCGGCCCCAAGCGGCGCAGCTGCTGCAAAGCCTGCCCGCCGGCGCGGCCAAGGTAGATACCTTCCTGACGCTGCGCGGGGCGCGGCCGCATTTCGGCCTGGTGCCGGCGCCGGGGGCCGTGTGGGTGGGCGGCGCGCACCGCCTGCGCCTGCTCGATGGCCTGCTGCCGCTCGCCCAGGCCGCCCGTATATATGGCACCCCCGACGGCCAGGCCAGCGCCGTGGTGCTGGAGCTAGGGGGCGGCCACGAGTTTCTGCTGGCGCTGTCGGCCGGGGCTAGCCGGGGCTTTTCGGGCGAAGGCACCCAGTTGGGCGAACTGCTCGACGAGTTGCCCGCCGAGTGGCTCAGCGGGGCCAAGAACCTGTTTCGGGCCAATGAGATGTTTAACCCAACGCTCTTCGGGCTAACCCACGACCTGGCGCCGGGCACCGTGGCGCGGCTCTGCGCCAGCCTCTCGGCCATAGGACTGCTGGGCTTCGACCTCACGGAAAATCAGTATTTCTACCGCCGACTGCCCTTCCGCACCGACCGCATTTTGCAGCTCAACCCACGCCTCAAAAACGCCCGTGCCCTGCTCGCCGCCCCCGATGAAGTGCAGCTGGTGGGCGTCGGCCCCGGCGGCCGCACCGAGGCCCGCGTGCGCGGCTCCGACGTGTGGCACACCGTGCTGGTGGGCGGCCCCGAGCCCCCGCGCTGCACCTGCCAGTGGTTTACCGCGCACCAGGGCCAGCGCGGAATGTGCAAGCACGTGCTGGCGGCGCAGCTGCAGTTTGGGTAG
- a CDS encoding DUF2809 domain-containing protein, translated as MVRWNYTYALFAAGLLALEIFIARFVHDGLVRPYLGDTLATVLLYCLLKSIWRVPAGLVALAALLVSYAIETTQALHLLAWLGWQHARVARLVLGSQFAWGDMLAYTLGAAVVLGAERLRARRSLAKVN; from the coding sequence ATGGTGCGTTGGAATTACACTTACGCCTTGTTCGCGGCGGGCCTGCTGGCGCTGGAAATTTTTATTGCGCGCTTTGTACACGACGGCTTGGTGCGGCCCTATCTCGGCGATACGCTGGCTACCGTCTTGCTTTACTGCCTGCTCAAAAGCATTTGGCGGGTGCCAGCCGGGCTCGTTGCCCTGGCGGCGCTACTGGTTTCTTACGCCATCGAAACCACGCAGGCGCTGCACCTGCTCGCCTGGCTAGGCTGGCAGCACGCGCGGGTGGCGCGGCTGGTGCTGGGCAGCCAGTTTGCGTGGGGCGATATGCTGGCTTACACGCTAGGCGCGGCCGTGGTGCTGGGGGCGGAGCGGCTGCGGGCGCGGCGTAGCCTGGCTAAGGTGAACTAG